The genomic interval AGGAAGTTTCAAGCTCAAGGAGGACAAAAAGAATCCCAGGACAAATCTTAAAATTGAAACAGACTCATTCAATGAATTTGTAATTTTACGTCATATatctaataaatttattttgttcttagcaatacaatttttctttgttttttttatagaaaattgCAATAGAATTGATGCTTGACAAGCTTACATGAAAAGCCAGTAACAATATATCAGATCACCCTCTTTTTATTACACAAGCAGCATTGCTAGGATGGTACAAATTTATTTAGATATGAATACTTGTGATAGGAAGTTCTTGATTGCTTTCatgatttacaagattaaGGTAGATGCTCCTTCCAAGTGTTTAATTTGACAACCCTGAAAGCAATCAATTGCGTGTCCATGATATGGTTTTATTGCTTTGTTTTACAAAATCAATTGTACATGGAAGTTGTGGCAAAAGTCACAAAAAGCTAGGCACCAGGGGGGATGATGAGCAAACTGTGGCATTCCAGGGAAAGCTGATATCATTAGCAAGGTAAGAAACCCTTTCTTCCCTGTTAAGAACCATGTCTTGATGATCATATTGGTCCAATGATTCGAATGCATACATTGCTTGAACTCTTTCTCCTGATTCTATCTCATTTCTGTCAGCCTCGGGGTCGGTTTCGAAACCATCTTTTGCAGTCGACTCAGACTCCTCACAGAGTGAAGGCAGTGATGTGGGAGAGAATGGCTTGGTAGCTTTTGTTGGGGTAGCTCGGTTTCTATGTTGGCCTGCAAGTCTCTCAAGGAATATTACCTGAGCTTCAATCTTAATCTTCAAGTTCCTTTGAGCCTTCAAACATAAACCCCTCTAGAAATTGTTAAAACTAGCTACATCCCTGAAGGGCTATACCTTTCTTCTTTGTGGAAAAACTAAAACGAAGAGAATCTAATTTTCCGTATGTTTACCTCGAGCTGATGATCCCCTTGCTTTCTTTCTGCTTCCTTATGCATTTGCAAGGCTTCATTAAGCTGAGCCCCTCTTCAATGATTTTTTCAATCACAACAATGACACAATAAGCAAATAAACTCGTACTATACAATAATTCCCTAtcaaaacagaaaagaaacgATAACTCACGATGTTCTACCGAAATTAGGCAGTATTTCTGATATATCTCTCCTCTCAAACTTGCATTCTGCAGTTAAAAGAACATGGTTATCAAAGTTAGAGAGTTAGAATCAAAGGGTCACCGTCTTTTCAAtcagttctttcttttcttaacttcaATGTTAGTGATCAGACTGAAGGTTCACTTCTTTCAACTTACTTGTATTTGTTTCTGGAACAAACTTTAAGATCCTGTATTTCtgcaaaaataaaactaaaacatgaatccATAGGCATTTTGATTTACAAGAAAGAAGATACATATATGTAAATGTTGGGGAGGGAGCTAACCTGCAGGTGGCTTTTGACATGGTAAATGGTCAGTCCATCAACCCCCATAGCCTTCAGGATACCCTTTGGCGTCGCCCCTGGCAAACCAAAATTTACACAAACATTAGACCAAAGAACAAGCATGAATGGAAAAATTGTCTCCGAGCTATCAGAAACTTACTATCTGGACCTCCAAGCTGATTAACAGCATCTTCAAATCGATCATGCAGCTCTTGAGTCCATCTCAGGCGTTCTTTGGCCAAGCCATCAGATCGACTGGGACGACGCATTGTGGAGAGAAATGGCACGATTGTAGCACAAGCATTCGCCCCGTCGTAGGAGGGGAAATATAGAGAGGTGGGGGACGGAGAGACAAAAACAGATGAAAACGAAGGAAAACATTTTTAAGGTGGCGATAAGCACTAAGAATTGATTGATAGGATTAATGGATGCCTTAAGCTGTCCTTATTGTGTCTTCTAATTGTCGGAATTTGGCTGAGGTTTCCTGGTGTCCAAATTGATTCACATTCAAAGGGTTCTGTTCCTTGTTCAAACTCTTTTGGCGAGGATCTCCAAGGTCCAAagacagaaagaaaaaataactattttaccATGAACATGACCTTGGTTCGATCCCCTTGTTCACGGGGCAAAGAGGCAGGGTGTCACGAACTAACTTTTTACTTGTTCACTATGCAAAGAGGCAGGGTGTCACGAGCTAACTTTGTACTACACTATAATAGGGTAGAGTTGTCTATTAGATTGAGCCTTTCGTATTTGTAAGAAAAATATCCCTCTTTCAAACAATGTAATGTCTCATGGTGATACAAATCCTTGTTAAGTCTTTAAGGAAAAAGACCTTTTAAGAAAGGAATGTTCTTATTTCAAGTATTGTAATGACTATCGGTAGAATACTTGTAAAATCTCGTAAACTCTTTATAAGGGGTGAGCAATCGGCAGATTGTTAGGTTGTCTCACTGGTAAAAGTATGAGCAATCCATCTAAGATTGCCCTCGTGACCGGACAATGACATGTCTCGGTCcctttgtaattaatttcatattaatgaaatattttttcttattatgaCTAAGTGATTACATATATGACATTCGATATgccttttaattttgatgtaGATTTTTTTAGTCTGAtttgttgttattattattgttgaaaCAAATATAACCGAGTATTAACTGACTTACGTAGAAACCTCCACTCATGTGTCGCACAAACTATCGCATACTTAGTCGAAAAAACATAATCCGTGACACAGGTCACGTTACCGGGGCAGAGGATTTCCATCCATCCTTGCGTCATCTAATCTTTTCACTACCTGGTATCATTTGAGAATGTCCCGTATTGAGTGAATTTTACCCTTCACCTTGTGGGAGGAAGAAAAGACAAAGACTAGCATACATGGGCAAATGTTATTGACAAATTTTTCAGACGTTAAACAAATCCTAACATATGAGTTGACATTTAAACAAAGGTATCTGCGAGAAGTAGAACTTCCATCTGTTCCGAAGCATCTATTATGAACAGACATGATGAAAAATTTCATTACATTACCAAAGGCAGGAATATTGCTATACTACTTTGTCAGCCATTGAAGTGTCTCTGTTCTCTTCTTGTCATTTTAGTGACTGTCACTGCCTGCCCCTCTTCAAGCTGCAAGATGGGCATTTGTATTGCTTAATGCTCTCAGCTTTAGCAGGTGTTATCTTCACACACTTCCCATGGAACCACctctcacaaacatcacagCCAATCCAAAACTCATCTGCATTGTAATTTCCACCGCAGCTGCCGCAGAGTGTTTCACTGTgttcatcttcatcttcctCAAAAGTCTCATCCGCAACCTTAGGATTGCTTTTGGCTTGTCCTTCAATTGATCTCTATAAAGCAAAGAATCAAGTCAGTGACtaacacaaaaaaaaacaaatcctGAACAGGTTAAGTACAAGAAATTCATTCTTTCGTGTAGGAAATATTAGGCCTGCTCTGCAGGCTTATTCATATCAAACTGTGCATTAATTACGATACAACTGGGCACTTTACATGATTAATGGATGGGGTGGCTTGAGCATTATGATAGCAAGTATATTTCAATAGTTGTACAGggtttgatgatgatattgatacGTTTTTGTGTATAGATTTTGTGAACAAAAATTAGGATGAGTCTGTGGGTTGATGATGCTGCTGTTCTGCTTTTCTGTATCTGAGGCCTTGATTTCTGGTTGTTATGTTATGTCCATAACAAAATCCAAAATTAGGTGCTGCCTTTGTAATGTTCCACAGAACTTTTTATTCCCTGTTTCAGTAATGAAATGCTTaactttccaaaaaaaaaaaaaaaggtttccCTCAGTCATACCACCCCCCTTCTCCCTTTCTCAGTGATAGAAGAGAATCTAAGCGTAAAAGTTTATGATTGAATTGTCCAAgctcaaataataataaaaatcacAATAGATTTGATCTGTCTAACCTTTGTGCTGCCCCGGGATTTGCTCCCACTATCCATGCTTGGTTTGTCTTTAACTGGCTTCCTTTCAGTTACAACCTCAAAGACAGTGGGCAGATCATTCATCATGCTATATAGGCGTTTCCTGGAATGCAACATGATAATAAACAATTATAAATGTATTCCATAAACAAGCAAAATACGAACACAATATCATGAGACCTATGCATATGCATATATCAAGTTTTTACTCTGCCAAGCACCACAAGAAAAAGCCTGATGCATTCACTACTTCTGTATTTGCATTGGTAATCTTGCATAGTCATTTCTAACATCCAACTGAAGAAAAACAGTTCAAGTCTGAACCACCACTAGACCAACAAATATATTGCGCCGGGAAAAACAAAGGGAAGCATTCCCGGATAATAATCAAAGTTGATgccaaaatttacaaaagaaacaaaacgaAACTTGATGAATCAACCCGATTTTCAATGAACTTAAAACTGCTTCAACATGATCCTTCTACACATGAAGCAAAAACGGAAGGAAAAAGACAGTACCTTTCATTGCGGTTAAGACGCGCACCGAGATAGAAAGCCACAGAAATCAACCACGAATCACTATGCACCGCGACCAAGGACAACCAATCTTTTCGATTCATTCCATCTCTTGCAAAGTTAATGCCAAGTGCCGGCTCAGGAAGCTCTGGTGGAACTTCCTCTGCTGGCAGAGTCACTTCCCAGCTTTCATTCGGATGTCCATACAGGCataaattctctttttctgagaccaaacaaaaagcaaagaacaaaacctttttttatatataaacctCTGTTTGATCTCTGCCAAACTAAGAGGGAAAGCTTCTTCTGCATAAAAGCAGACAACTTGAATTTCCTAAGGAATTGCAATTCTGGAATTCAGTAACTTCATTATTAAACGAGGAACGATAATTTCTAAATTCAATTAAGAACCGAAATCTGATTGCAtgtaaaaatgaaataaaataaaactatgaAATTCGGATTTACATgcaaaaatagaaataaaattaaaaataaaattaaaaaaaaaaaaggaagaagaggtTTTCGGATCTCCAATCAGAGAATACCTGGATCGCAGAGTCCATAAAATTCATCCACATCTGAgagaaagacaaagaaaacgGCACCGTTAAACAGCTACAAAGACGTAAAAATCGAAACagaaaaaaacccaaaagaggagaaaaaagaatggaaataaaatttcaccGTATGTTAAAGCACGAACGATGGCCGTTCTTCTAGCAGAGTAATCTTTGAAGATCTGCTCGACGGTTCGAGCAGCGGAAGCCATTTCCATGGCCAATtacaaagaaaatggaaatcGAAGAGATTTGTAGAAAGAATTCAAAGGCAGACAGAGGACGGATCCAACACGAACGTATTGGAGTAAACGTGTACAAAAGGGAAGCCAGCGAAGAGCAAATTCAGTTTAACGCCACTACTTTACGGGGGAATGGGATTGGAGAGTTTGAGACTAGAGTTTTGCTAGTGCCACTCCGCTCTTTTTAATGCTTTGCCGCTTCCCCACTGGTTGTTTATCGGGTCCCGCATAACTGGAAGCGTTCCACTTTGAACTGTAGATAGTAAAACCGTAACTACAATAGtatctttttctatttttattattttggataaatttcacttttatcttttatctttttatcttttattataatccTTTTCacataaatttttcaaacaaataaattaaatattttaataattttactaaataaaaattaacctatgagtaataattaaaaaaatattcacaaaaatacaaattataaaaattcatagCGTATGGtatgaataaaattgaaataaattagaaGTATAGTGAAAtctgcttcttctttttttttaatttaatataatcttagaaaatagataatatatttatttgtaaaagCTCTTTTTAtagaatttatttgtaaaagttgaaaactaatttaaaaaaacctccaattagttttttattttagattagtAAAAACAATCATAGTTGTAGAAGTAGAACTAAACTTGCTTAGTAGGTTAATGCTGGCAGTATCAAAACGAACGcagcattctttttcaaaaccaCTCTTTGACAACTCCCTCAAAACTGGTTGCTGCTGGTTAACTAACGGTCATGGCGTTCCCAAAAAAGTCAGATGGGGTTGGAGTCTTTGATCATAGCTGACGACCTCTTTGAAAATGGTGTTAAAATAATGACTGAAGGAGAAGTGGGAAGGGGGGGTTAAGCTCTCTCGAGTCAGTCACATGGGCATGGCCGGCTGTGATCTAGACCTTCTGCATTCCGTTCTAACAAATGTTTCTATTGCTAGGATGCACGCTGCACCTGACAGATAAAGCCGTGTACTGTGCAGGGAGAGCAGACCGAACCAATCGACTGTTTTCATAGTATATGCTGTGTTACTGTGCAGTGAGAGCAAGGAGCCACTGGAAATACCATTTCTGGTCCAACTTGCATGCCTTAAGCATGCTGCCTTGTGTATAGTGAAATGATGGAGATTGTTGAGCCAAATTAAGAACAGGCCTTGACAATAAGCTCTGGCCAATTACCACAAGGTTAAGAGAAGTCTTAACAGGCAGAGAAAACGGAAATAtggaaaataatttatgaacTCCTAAATAACTGTTGTGCAATCCCAGTTCAGCAACGCATAAATTtcctttccaaaaaaaaaataataaaaacaaaatgctAACTTACACAAGTTGGCTTGATGGTAGCGAGGGCTACCACCGTTTCCTAGGGAGATGACATTAACCGCTTCAGGCCAGTTTTCTGCTCTGTCGTAAGCTTGGTAGGGAACTTGATGCTGAATTTAATTCTCAAATTTCCTTTCTTAGAAGGTTCCTTGGGAATGGGCATTCCCTCACCTTTAACAACCTCTTCATAGGTTGGACTAATGACGTTGTTAATAGGGACCGTCAGATTCCGTCCATCAAGCGTTGTCAGCTGTGCTGTATAACCAGTAAGAGCTTCCACTAGAGATATCTTCTGAGTAACAACAAGATCATTGCCATCCCTCTTGAACACACCGTGAGGCTTCTCGTCAATGATGAAGACAAGGTCAGAAGGAATAACCCCTCGTTGCTCGTTTCCCTTCTCTGGAAAAGTGATTTTTGTACCTTTTTTCCACCCTGGCTTAATCTCAATAGTAAGAATTTCCTCCACTGTAGTAGGTCTCCTGTAAAGGGATAAAAAAGTATTTTCTTGAAGataaaggaataaaaaagTTAACTGTAAAAGATCACGGTTTTAAGATTTCCCAAAACTATATATTATTGCTAGAACTAGGAACTTCTCTCGCCATAATTTAACTACGTAAGTCTTAATAAATATACAAAGTGCAAAATTGTAAGCACTCACAGTTTTAAGCATATAAGCGTTCAGTAGAATGCAAATTTCCGACTCGACAAGTTGAATTCACATGGTAAATTAAGCTGATATAAAGTTGTGTTCTAGGAAATTCCAACTAGTGTGCTGATCTAAAAACTACCAGCTTGTGGATAATCTGGTTAAACTGAAGCAAAACAGCAAGGCTAACTGATGACAGGGACATACCGTCACAAACTCACTATTATTTTCAACATGCAGCAATTATCATCAGCTGAAGCCAAATTTACAAATTTGGCATAAagcaaaatacaaaaaaagagaacttaaaaaatgaatcttgAGTAAGCATCAAGAAATTCCCAAAGTTGGTCACAAACACATAGATGGACAAATAATCTCCATGATCAATCTAATCTTTAtggaaaaagaacaaattgTGAAAGAAGCTTTGTTGAGGATAATAGGAAATAATCATATAATCAAAACAGATTATATAATACCATAGAAGTATCTCTATTACTCAGGAAATTAAAAAACTGACCATAAGTTAAAAAGACAGTGAACCAAAAccgaaaaacaaaaagagaaagaggaatGAAAAACAAAGTCTTTTTGCTATATAAGGAAGAAGGATCAAACACAGAGAAAGAGTATACTTTCATGCAAAGAAATCCCCATAAGATTCCTTTCCAGATAAGaaaatctaataaaatttaaattatgtttGCCTAACAGAGTTAAATGCCCCTAGCTATGATTCTCCAAAATATACACTTACACGACCGGTTTATTTCTGGTTTATTATTCTAATAACGTTGCTTGTTTGCTGAAATATGCTGACCAATCTAAATCTGTCTCGAACATTAAGACCTCAGATGAGAAAGGACTCAATTGAATAACAATGTAAAATAATGCTCATAAGATCTCAACAATCACAACTTTTTGGATCAAATCTAACTGTCATGCAACTTTGTCATCACTTGGGGAAACAAccaatcattttaaataatagaATCATATTATCCTAACAAGTACCATTTTTCGCAAAAAGTCAAACTCGGCAACCTCTGTAAACATCTTTTGCGACTTAAGCTAAGATATCCGCTGCTTGAAAATGTTAATTATTCCTTGTCTTATGCCTAAAAAACCTTTCAGGATTCAATTATTGATGTTCTACATTAAATTATAAGTTATGCTCCAAGCTAATAAATTGAACTTAGATCTACAGATAAATCCAGCTGAAAATCACTTATCCACATACTAGTAAAATCAAAATAGCAAAACTAAGCATTACCCAACtaaattaactttaaaaagaaaaaaaatagaaataaaagattaccCGATACCATCAGAAACATCTCTAGAAATCTTCATCTTCTTGGTAGTCCCTTTATACAAATCCTCCAAGCTGCAAGGCAATGTTCGTTCAATAGCGGGTCCTTTTCGGGGCATAGTCGTAGAACCCTCTCCAGCTCCGCCCCTCAACGAGGCGAAAATATCTTCCCCAAACATGCCCCTGGGGAAACCCGACGCCCCAGCACGTGACCCGCCCATATCACCCATCCCCCCAAACGGACTCGAAAACCCGAAAATTTCCGAGAAAATATCATCGGGGCTCCGAGTATTGAACCGGAACATCGTCGGACCCCCGTCCGCCCCTCCGGGAAACCCGCCCGCCCCCGGGGGTGGCATGTGGCCCTTTAATCCTTCTTCTCCGTATTGATCATAAACCGCACGCTTTTGGGGATCACTCAAAACCTacaattaattgaaaattccattaaataaataaataaataaccaaaaaaatcaaataaaataaaatttacatcgTAAGCCTCGGAGATTTGCTTAAATTTGGCTTCGGCATCTTTCTTGTTCTTAGGGTTTTTATCGGGATGCCACTTCATGGCCAGTTTCCGATAAGCtttcttcaaatcttcatcttTTGCATTCCGGTCGACCTGAAGAATCTTGTAATAATCAACGCCCATTCTTCCAATTCCTTTCCTCTTCCCGCTGCTggaagatttttcttttctctctttgaattttctttccttttctttctgtCACTACTTCAACTCTGTCCTCCACCAAGATAAATCGCCTGAGTTTATTATATGGAAAGCCATTGATGGGGGAGAGTAAGGTGGTAACTTAAGAGGCAAAGAAGGTTAGGCTTAGGCCCATTATCAAATTTGTCATAAGCTTATTTCTATTCTCTCTAGCCCAAACTAATTTTCGAGGTTGTTGGCCCaaaaaattaagacaaacaaattttattttgatatattttacattaaaatttaaaattttctttttatgataTGACTATTCAATACTTTTTAATaccaaaaaaattcatttcaaataaatttcttaattttttcaaaagcCAAATATTGAAATGTACAAATTTTCCAGAAACATGTCTTTGCagattaaaaagttatgtctTTCGATAGCAACAGTGGGTTGGAATTCGCTTTGGACATGTTAGGATACGGTTCAAAGCTAAATCTAGTTTCTGGTTAAGTGACACCATGTGAAACGACAGGGAATGCTAGGAACATGTGAAGGatctatctatctatcttTGTcggtttctttttttattacaatcCCTCGACACTTACAACAGTTTCTTTGCTTGGACCAAAAGGGAATACCATGTTTTTCCATTATCTAGTAGACACACCAGACAGCCACATGATAATCAGGTAGGCTGTCATACTCACTCATGgctgttgaattttagttACTTCTGGTGATAAAAATACTAGTTTTGATGGGGTAGTTTTCCTAGAATTGAGGCCAATCTGATTCCTGTGTAAGATTCTACGAATACATGCTGTCATTGGATTCTGAAATGTTATGCAAGACCctgttttttaattaacaatcAGTTAAACTATAGATGCAATACCAATAGAGAGTTTCTTACTTGACAATAATTATCATCTGGGTTCCGCTGAGAGCGGATTCCACTCCCCTTTCGATCCTGGAGAAGTAGAATGTTGGCTGGTGTTGGCATACCAGATTGGGTTTTGCACTGATGGCTACAAATTGCGTCACTGATCCGCTCACCAGGAAAAGATGGAGTAAGCTTTCGCGACCAGAGTGAAAGGCAAGGGGTAGGCATATGCCTGCATTACTTTCCACTTAATCAGAGGCTGTAAACCAGCTTGAGGTCAGTCATGGTTAATGTAATTACAAGTACAACTTTAAATTAATAAgcgttaagagagagagagagagagagaatgcTAATTCACCAAAGGATGATATGAGAAATGCTAAAAAAATTGGAGTGAACCAAAGTATATACATTGAGATGTAGCTCCTTGCAATGTTACAAATCCTTATGTGCATTACTTCAACTGATCAAAATTGCAATCAAACCTGTTGTACATGTTCACTAAAAATCTCTGAAATTCTTGCCGAATCAATACTTTAAGCATAGGCAGCCAGCACTTCTCTACCAATGGCATTTATAAGAATGTGTCAGATATCAAAGGCTATGATACAGAATACTGTCTGCCTTCTACGCCTTCCACACTCCCATTCCTCTTGCATACATTATTGCATGGAAGTCCAGACTTGGGAGCTTGTGAATCCAACGCGTGGCAGGCAGCTATAGAGCAATGTCAGATTATGCTTTTCCAAAATTGAGTTTTTGGATCCTCAGCTAGCACTAGATGATTCTTTAGATTTCTCCACTGCCACTGCATCCTTGTCTGAGTTACTAGTATCTCCGGTGTGAGCCTGACTTGTTTGTGCCTGACTAGAGTTCTGAGAGTCCAGAGAAAGTCCCAAAACTGCCAGTATAGACCTGGAAATGGCAAATGCCGAAAGTATAAAGAAAGAGGAGTGGGAGATGGTGATCAGAAATAGACAAGGAGCTATTCATAGAGTGTAGATATTGAAGACTTTTATATCCAatcagagaaaaaaaatcattcttcATATGAACCTTGGAAGTGAAGTTCGGATATTCTGTTGGCTAGCATGAGCAACCAAAGGAGCTTTGAGTGCTGCAGTTCTATTCAGTGCATTTTCCAGCTGCGGTGGAGGTAGCTGAAAGACAAGAATCATACAATTACAAACAGAAAGAACAGGCTTTGCTTCTAAAATGCAAACTTCACATTCGGAGATCAAAAAtgcatttttaaaatagttaataaaagaaacatgCACCTGAAGCAACACGCTGAAAGATTGAGGCTTTGTCAATAATGCACATTTCAAAAATCCTACCCACAACTTTGGATACTTCCATATCTGCAATAAGCAATTAATTTAATGACATATAAACATGAAACCTAAAGAAAAGAAGGTTCAGCTTGTTGTGATAAAAGTAGTCACCTGCTTGCTTACAAGACGAGAAAGGATCTCCATTATAAAGTCCACCTACAACATTTTGAGTGATCCGGTCATCAATGACTCATGGATATTTTTTCTAATCATGTTAAATTCTTTAAACAGGTTTTACCCTCTTCCTCAGATGAAATGAGAGAGAAGACAGTGGAGTAtcctttttttaaataaaaaaaaattgaactatAAATCTATAATTATTGGACATGAAACCATTTTGGCCATTGCTAAGCTACCTGGCAGACAATATAAATTACCTAGAAAGCTTTTTAAATTCTGCAATAAATAACTACAATTATCTATAGTACCCTTCAAGTAAGCAAAGATAAATGGTGTTTCCTTACCAGTGCAGGAAAAGCACCAATGGCTTGCAATACTGTACGCATAAACAACAAAGGAAGAGGAATTTGCTCAACCTATAGGAAACAACAATCATCAACTGTGAATTCAGCCAGAGACTAGTAAATTTTGGTGATAAAAACATAAAGAAGTGGTATAATACATACCAATTGATTTAAGACCTTCGCAAGAACTTGCTGGGTGAATATCTGCCGTTGCTCAAAACAAGCATTACATGCATCCGTGACCTGATTGCAGCTTAAAAATGTTACTGAGATGTGAATTTCTAAACATtaagaagtttaaaaaaagGGGGGAGAGGGGGAGGCGGGGGGTGGGGAGTCTAGATTGAGGAGGAAACACACCTTCTTTAAGGGAATTCCATCTCTTTCAGGATCAATACCATGGATAGCGATTAACACTTCGGCTGGAGAGAGCGCTGGAGCAGAATGAGAAGATCCCTAGGTACAAAGAGTCCAATTAGCAATGAAACAGAACATGCAGCTGAAAAACGAGCAGGTTGTGTTTTCCTGATCAAAATATAACACGGACAATGCCAATACAGCATGATATTATTACATATGCTACTGAAAATATTCCTAGTGAAATATTTCCTTATAAGTGAATTTAGAAAGctacaaaatgaaaaagagatgCAGCTGTAGAATGCAAGCAACCATACATTAAGATTCCTAGAAATGACAGCTAGAAGAAACAATGCTATAATAGAGGAATTTAACTTTTGGGTAAGAGGCCATGGGGCAAAAAAGATACCTGTAGCAACCGGGTAACTGCAGCTTGGAACTTATCCAGCGGAAGATTTACAAGATGTGGAAAGAGCAGCAAAACCTAAAAACACAAACTATTAAAACAAATGCAGCAGAGAAAGTTAAGGTAACACCAATGAAAACCAATACAATGCATTCAAAGAGCACCTCTTAAACAAGAGAAAGTTGGGGAagctatttattaaaaatttaaactaggCATAATCAAGCAGAAAGTGAACAGAATAAATTTGTTGAGA from Theobroma cacao cultivar B97-61/B2 chromosome 5, Criollo_cocoa_genome_V2, whole genome shotgun sequence carries:
- the LOC18597537 gene encoding myb family transcription factor PHL7 isoform X1, whose amino-acid sequence is MRRPSRSDGLAKERLRWTQELHDRFEDAVNQLGGPDRATPKGILKAMGVDGLTIYHVKSHLQKYRILKFVPETNTKCKFERRDISEILPNFGRTSGAQLNEALQMHKEAERKQGDHQLEAQRNLKIKIEAQVIFLERLAGQHRNRATPTKATKPFSPTSLPSLCEESESTAKDGFETDPEADRNEIESGERVQAMYAFESLDQYDHQDMVLNREERVSYLANDISFPWNATVCSSSPLVPSFL
- the LOC18597537 gene encoding myb family transcription factor PHL7 isoform X2 — encoded protein: MRRPSRSDGLAKERLRWTQELHDRFEDAVNQLGGPDRATPKGILKAMGVDGLTIYHVKSHLQKYRILKFVPETNTKCKFERRDISEILPNFGRTSGAQLNEALQMHKEAERKQGDHQLEANIETELPQQKLPSHSLPHHCLHSVRSLSRLQKMVSKPTPRLTEMR
- the LOC18597538 gene encoding PHD finger protein ALFIN-LIKE 1, whose translation is MEMASAARTVEQIFKDYSARRTAIVRALTYDVDEFYGLCDPEKENLCLYGHPNESWEVTLPAEEVPPELPEPALGINFARDGMNRKDWLSLVAVHSDSWLISVAFYLGARLNRNERKRLYSMMNDLPTVFEVVTERKPVKDKPSMDSGSKSRGSTKRSIEGQAKSNPKVADETFEEDEDEHSETLCGSCGGNYNADEFWIGCDVCERWFHGKCVKITPAKAESIKQYKCPSCSLKRGRQ
- the LOC18597539 gene encoding dnaJ homolog subfamily B member 1, with the translated sequence MGVDYYKILQVDRNAKDEDLKKAYRKLAMKWHPDKNPKNKKDAEAKFKQISEAYDVLSDPQKRAVYDQYGEEGLKGHMPPPGAGGFPGGADGGPTMFRFNTRSPDDIFSEIFGFSSPFGGMGDMGGSRAGASGFPRGMFGEDIFASLRGGAGEGSTTMPRKGPAIERTLPCSLEDLYKGTTKKMKISRDVSDGIGRPTTVEEILTIEIKPGWKKGTKITFPEKGNEQRGVIPSDLVFIIDEKPHGVFKRDGNDLVVTQKISLVEALTGYTAQLTTLDGRNLTVPINNVISPTYEEVVKGEGMPIPKEPSKKGNLRIKFSIKFPTKLTTEQKTGLKRLMSSP